gttgccatggttgctcaactgcagttgccatgtatggtctggtctaatgtagttgccatgatttcaaaactttaggagttgccacatactaacactaggcagttgagagagttgtcatgtgctcacaagcatgctagtgcagttgccatgtaaaagaaagagttgccatctgcttacgtgcgcgttagtgcagttgccatgtacgtgcacgttagggcagttgccatgtatcaTGCAAAAATAGATGGCAGCTCGGATAAaagagagttgtcatctgcttacgtgcacattAGGTAGTtgtcgtgtaccctgcaaaacacatggcaactcgggtaaaaaacAGAGTTGCCACCTtcttataaagcacactaggggcagttgccatgtgcactgcaaaacacatggcaactagcaatTTGGGTATGGGGAGAGGAGACCGGCGTGTGGACGAGATGGTAAATACCCACACACTAGCCCTTGTGCGTGCGTGCAAagtggcgtgtgggcgaactgcatCTCGCCCACATACCAGCCCCTCCCGTGTGGTGAAACGGCTGTGTGGGCGACCGGGTGAACGCCCACACAACAGGCCAGTCCTACGTGGCACTAGAAACATGCCATGATTCCGACCGTATATATTTTATTTTATCATTTTCGAAAGAAATACTCCCATTTTCTTATCCAATACCGCCGTCTTCTTGCTCCTTCCCTTCTCCTCCTAGATGCTCTGCGTGTCTGCCGCCGCCGGCCGGCGTGACCTTGCCGCGACAACCTGTAACATGGGACGCCTGTAGGAGCTGTCTGTCCCATCCCATCCTgttcaccaccaccaccccctgacCGGTTATTGCGCTACCGCAGCGGCGGCAACTAGCACCAGGCGTACGGCCGGTGCGGGGCGCCGATGGTAGGACGCGGAGGCGGGCGCGCACCCTCTGGCTCCTCGCCGGCTGCGGTTCCGTTCCACTCAATTCACgtttcatccaaggcgccggcgccTGCGCCTGCTCGCGCTCACTCCAGCGCCATCGACCGCCCCCATAGCCTAGGAGCTCGGGCAGAAGCTCTTGGTTTCCTCGAGTGGCAGCGCGGAGACCTGATTCCGGTGCgggcgtgcggcggcgcggcggtggAATGTTCCACGGCAGACGTGCACATTGAAATTACAAGGGGCAACGGTATCTTCAAACAGCGAAAATACAAGGGAAAGTTACATacttcctccgtaaactaatataagagcatttagaatactaaaatagtgatctaaacgctcttatattagtttacagagggagtacaaggtaACTGTTGTGCTAAGTGATAATCTCATCCGGGTCGCATGTTTTTTTCAAGTTGCCAAACGTATGATTTAGGTCCGCAGTTTAATCCGGTAGAGAAATACACAGATAGAGGATAGAATTGAAACAATAGCTTGAACTAGCAAGAATGTTAGCATTGCTATGCTACAATGAAATCACACCGAAATCCTCCCCTGGGAGTACCCAAAAAGCCAGGTCATGCAGCTGTGTAGGCTTTCCCGGAAGGCCGCAGCTCGCCGCCATTGAGGAAGCCGGAGTACCAGCGGGCAGAGTTCCTCACGTACCTTGTCCTCCCCTTGATGTTCATGTCGACGCCACACAGACCGAAACGCGAACGGTAGCCGAAGAGGAACTCGGAAACGTCGAGGAAAGACCACACGAAGTATCCCCGCGCGTCCGATCCGTTCCTGCAACCAGTACACAGCCCTCTCCATATCAGAAGCTACTAGCATCCAGATTAGCTAGGAATCACTTGATTGTAGTTGAATTCCTTGTCTTGAACCCCAAAAGTTTCGATTGAATTTGTGCTAGTACATTATTTTTCTGAAACAGGATAAGTAAACACGATAATATATGTAGGAAGATGAAATAAACCTTATGGACAGATAGAGAACTTCCAGATAATCTTGCAGGAACTCTGATCTGTTGTCGTCCTCGTATACGATCTTTCCTGAGATTTTGGGGGGGTCTGAGTATCCTGAGTCATTAAAGAAAATATTTTACGTGTCGTTGATTTTGTTTTCCAGAGGTCAATATGTTTTGCTTAGTATTTACATCGTCAGCATCAGTGTGTAGGTTTTTTTTAGCATACCGTTTTCATGGATCAAGATTGGAGGATTTCCGTACTTGAGTTTCAGGTGGTCCAGTAGCTTCCCTAGAGCCCAAGGAGCATACTCAAGACCTCCCTGCATGTTATATCAATAAAATTTACACACCTTATGATTCAGAAAAGAAGGAAGAAAACTTCACAGATGTATATATACATACCGCTTGTATATCTTCGAATGGATCTGAATCCAGGCAAGAAGATGTTGCATTAATGATGATGCTAGCTCAAGTTCATTTGAGGAACATAGTTAGATTGGAATGACTAACAATTAATTTACTTACCTGCAATGGCAGATGCGTCAGCATAGTAGTCTCTCTGCTTCAGATTGAAAGCGCTGTCGTCGGCTCGTGCGCGAACAACGAGGTAGTGATTGAAGCCGATGAAGTCGAATGCTCCGCGCAATTTCTTAGACTGCTCTGCAGTTAAATTCGGCAACCGTGCTCCTGCCCTGCTCCTCATCACAGTAGGGTAGTCCCCATACACCAGAGGATGCATAAACCTGTGCAGAGAAGGCCTGAGTTGTTGCTGTTAGAATATAGAGTTGTAATCtcaacctccttccttctcttgtattctacccaaactctttctgtcataaccttgtacgtcaagtcaggcttcggccacgcatcaatataaactaccacgcggctccctcgatggagtaggaacgcttcatatctttcatggtaatcagagccacctCTTCTCATACATCTAGCCACAATCCAAAACCCTAGAAACCACACATCATCGTCTCCATGGCTTCCTCCGCCGGCGTCTCCCTCAACCTTGGATCGCCGCCGTCTGAGAAGCTCGCAAGAGGTAATTTCATCCTCTGGAAGACGCAGGTCCTCCCAGCCCTGCGAGGCGCGCAGGTGACGGGGCTCCTGGACAACACCGATGCCGCTCCACCCAAGATGGTGGAGATCACGAAGGCAGACAAGACCACGGCCCTAGAGCCGAATCCCCTATACGGACCCTGGATCGCCAAAGATCAGCAGGTTCTATCATACCTTCTCAATTCCATGTCTCCAGAAATTCTTGCACAAGTTGTTGGGAAAGATTCCACCTTTGAGCTCTGGACGACGGTGACAAATCTCTTCGCCTCACAATCTCAGTCTCGGATTACTAATCTGAGAATCGCCATCACCAATACCAAGAAGGGCTCGATGTCAAGCTCGGCGTATATGGCGAAGATGAAAAGTCTTGGGGATGAACTAGCTGCTGCAGGTCGTCCCGTATCtgatccggagatggtggactatATTCTGGCCGGACTGGACCGCGACTACGACCCCGTGGTGGCGGCGATCGGCGCTGTCAAAAACATCATCACAGCCGACGATCTTTTTGCCCAGATTGCTGCATTTGATCAAAGGATGGAGATGCTAGGCGACTCATCTTCAGGCGGGTTCTATTCATCCGCTAATGCGGTCTACAGAGGCCGTGGCCAGTCCCGTGGCAGATCTCGCGGGCGTGGAGGAAGAGGCCGTGGCCGTGGTGATcgtggtgaccgcggtgaccgaCAGTCGTCTTCCTCCAATGGAGGCGGCGGATTCAGAGGCCGTCctcgacagcaacagcaacagcaggctCGTGAGCAACAGCATGACTATCCAGAATGTCAGATATGCTACAGACACCATCCAGGAGGTGCACGAGTTTGCTGGTGGCGTTATGAAGAAAACGACCAGGAAGAAAAGCAAGCGCATGCAGCCTCCTATGGCGTGGACACCAACTGGTACGCCGACAGTGCAGCAACAAACCACATCACAGGTGAACTTGACAagttgacgatgcgggagaagtataatggaggcgaccaaattcgcacggcaagcggttctggtatggATATCACACACATTGGCAGTTCAATTGTTAAAACCCCCGTGAAAAATTTACACTTGACCAATGTCTTGCATGTTCCTCAAACCTctaaaaatcttgtttccgttcatcgattcactcttgataacaatgttcttattgagttctatccttattttttcttggttaaggacttgaaaacaaggagagtcattcttagaggacggtgcgtgggaggactctacccactcatatcatcatcatcatcatcatcttcatgatccaatAAACAAGCAAATATTGTCACCAAGCTATCTACATCAAGGTGGCATAGTCGTTTAGGTCATCCATCTTTAGTCATAGTTAGATatgttcttagcaaaaataaactctcttatGAGCCTAGTAGTGAGTTagtttgtgatccgtgtcaacaagcaaaaagtcatcaattaccttacccaatttctactagtgtgtctactgcccctttacaacttatcttttcagatgtgtgggggccagctcctatttcagttggtagattttcctattatgtaagttttattgatgactatagtaaatttacttggatttatctGTTGAAAAAGCGATCTGATGTATTCCAAGTTTTCCTTaatttccaaaatcttgttgaacgcaaactgaactctaaaatcattgctatgcaaagtgactggggtggtgagtatgaaaaactaaattctttctttcaaaagcttggcatatcacaccatgtatcttgtcctcatgctcaccaacaaaatggaTCCGCTGAAAGAAATCACCGTCACATAGTTGATATGGGGCTTGCCTTGTTAGCAAATGCTTCCATGCCGcttaaattttgggatgaagcattcttaactgctacatatctcatcaacttgcttccaagtaaagttatcaaatTTGAAACACCCATTACACGGCTTCTTGGTGTCACACCCAACTATACATCTCTTCGTATTTTTGGTTGTGCCTGTTGGCCCAATCTTAGGCCTTACAACACACGCAAACTCGCTTTCCGCTCAAAACGGTGTGTCTTTTTAGGCTATAGCCCCATGCATAAAGGGGTTAAGTGCCTTGATGTTCCTACTGGTCGGGTGTATATATCCAGAGATGTTGTATTTGATGAGTCCGTGTTTCCCTTTGCATCCCTTCATCCTAATGCTGGTGCACTTCTCCGCAaagaaattcttcttcttccttcacatcTTCGGTCTTTTGATCATGGGGGCGACAACAATTGTACTAACCAATGTGATGATATTCCTGCTGGTACTAGTCTTTCTCTTATGCCTGTGCAGGTCCCTGGAGAAAACGGTGCTCAAAATGACCAAGATCTCGAAAATATGGCTGGTTTTGATCCTATATTTCATGTTGAGGAAGGAGACGAAGTTGGCACAGATGACGAAGAAGATCTGGCGGCGCCTGCCACCCTTGCACGCGCGCAGATCTCGGATCACGCGACCGCATCCGCCTCGGATCAAGCCCCTGATGGCTccagtcctggatccagggcgggCCACTCCCGTGCTGCCGCGTCAGCTTCAGGCGGGACCAGCAGCAGGGCCAAATCCCCCTCGCCCCGCGCACCAGCGTCAGACGGGACCAGCGGCGGGACCAGATCCTCTCCGCACCACGCGCGCCTCCAGTCGTGGTCGGGTGGCGGATCCTCTGCGCCAGTGCCTGCGGGAGGGGCAGCCACACCAGAAGCCACAGGATCCCCTGCGCATATGACGACAAATCAGTCCACTGCATCAGCAGATTCTCCTGGATCTTCTGTGGCAAGTATACCAGCGGTGCAGCGAGAGGTTTCTTCACGTGTTATGACTCGGCTACAGAAAGGTATACGGAATCCTAAAATCAGGAAAGATGGAACTATACCATATGGAatgttgtgtatttcaggagaACCAACATCGTTGAAGAATGCACTTGATGATCCTAAATGGAAAAAGGCAATGGATGAGGAGTATTCTGCGCTCATGAGGAATAAGACTTGGCATCTTGTACCAAATTagagaggtaaaaatattattgattgcaaatgggtgtatagaattaagaagaaggcagatggctccattgacagatataaggcacgtctagttgcaaagtgctttaagcaacgttatggcattgactatgaggacacctttagtcccgttgtgaaagctgcaactatcagacttgtgttagccattgctgtatccagaggatggagtttaaggcagctagatgtacagaatgcgtttctgcacggtgttctggaagaggaagtgtttatgagacaaccacctgggtatgagAGTAAGAAATTGCCACAGTATGTCTGCAAGCTTGATAAAGCACTCTATGGTCTAAAGcaagcacccagagcatggtaTTCCAGATTGGACTCACAGTTAAAATATCTTGGCTTTGTTGCTTCCAAGGCTGACACATCcttgtttatttataacaaggcaggagtagtcatttttgtgcttatatatgttgatgatatcatagttgcaagttcttcacaaaatgctactAATGCTCTTTTGCATGATTTGAGCTCAGAGTTTGCCTTGAAGGACCTAGGTGATTTGCATTTCTTCTTGGGTATTGAAGTCAAGAAAACTCAAGATGGTATTGTGTTAAATCAGGAAAAATATATTCTTGAGCTTCTGTCTCGCATGGGGATGAAAAATTGCAAGCCAATGTCTACACCTTTATCCTCCTCAGAAAGTCTCTCAGCATATGAGGGTGAGCCACTTCAAGAGGAGGAGAGTACAAGGTATAGGAGTactgtgggagcactacaatatttaactctcacacgtccagatatctcatttgctgtcaacaaggtttgtcaatatcttcatgcacctacttctgcacattggtcagctgtcaagaggattgtgagatatgtgaaacatactatgggaataggacttcatttcaaacggtctaattcttctcttgtgagtgcattctctgatgctgactgggcaggatgtagtGATGACAGAAGATCAACTGGAGGTTTTGCAGTGTTCTTTGGATCTAATCTTATCTCCTGGAGTGCTAGAAAGCAAGCTACTGTGTCACGCTCAAGTACAGAAGCTGAATACAAGTCTTTGGCTAATGCAACTGCTGAGATCATTTGGGTTGAATCACTTCTtgaggaattgggaatcaagaagaatcgtatctcatgtttatggtgtgataatttgggagcaacatatctgtctgcaaatccagtgttccatgtcaggacaaagcacatagaaattgattttcactttgtacgAGAAAGGGTTGCGGCAAGGAAACTTGAGATTCGATTTATTCCTTCTAAGGATCAAGTGGCTGACGGTTTTACAAAAGCACTACCAGCAAGACCATTTGAAGAATTCAAGAGTAATCTTAACTTAGGttagttgagattaagggagggtgttagaatatagagttgtaatctcaacctccttccttctcttgtattctacccaaactctttctgtcataaccttgtacgtcaagccaggcttcggccacgcatcaatataaactaccacgcggctccctcgatggagtaggaacgcttcatatCTTTCAGTTGCTGATTGCATCCACAGAATTATCAACTAAAATTCAATCCAAACAAAAGCCAAGTACTCACCATCCAATGTGGAAGTCGTTCATCCTCGTTGCAGCAGCTGCATCCTGCGATGAGTTGGTAGCAGGCTCATGCCACCAGCCCAAGAGAGTGATTCCTATCTGTCCTCTTTGAGTTGCCTACACAGTGAGCATTGCATCGCATGATCAGGTTAGGAAGATATTGATAAATGATGGTTTTGATATGGGACTTACCTGGTACTTGTCTCTATACAGGCGCACTGCCGAGGCATGTGCGAGCAGGAGGTGGTGGGCTGCTACATACGGCTCCGTCGTAGAATCCCCTCTGGTGCAGTTCTCGCCGAAGGGATGGGAGCAGCGCTGCGGTGGAAGCCGGCCGTTGTCGAAGCCTCCGATGGTCTCTATGTTGGGCTCATTGACGGTGACCCAGTGCTTCACCCTGTCCCCGAAGCTCTCGAAGCAGGCTTCGGCATACGCGGTGTAATCGTCTCTGCAACAAGACACATTCAGTTTTATGCAGAGCATCTGAGAACTCACATGAATCTTTTTTGCAGGTGTCAGAGATGGTGGCCCAAAGGTTGCAGCACTCACATGAATCTGGGGCTGAGCAGTCCGTTGTATTCGTCCTGAAGGGACTGAGGGAGGTCTAAATGGTAGATTGTGACATGAGGTTGTATGCCTGCAACACATGAACCAGCATGTTGGCTGGTAGAGATCAGAGCAGAGGACatgtccatgcatgcatttgtgatTTCTTATGCCACTAGTACAACATGTTTATGTCATGTTCAGGTAGAGAAACCAATCTTTACCGTGTCGTATCAGTTCGTCTATTAAGTTATTGTAGTACTCCAGGCCCTTCGGATTGATCTCTCCTCTTCCATCTATACACAGGTGGCATTCAGTATAAAAGAAATTCAGAGATGTATCACTGAACTGAACTACTGTATGGTTACCTGGAATAAGCCGGGGCCATGCAATGGAGAACCTGTACGCGTCTAAACCCATCTCATGCATAAGTTTTACATCGTCCTAATGTCAAAAATGAATTGAAATAGCTTGATTGGTTAGCATCTGCCCGTGTCCCATTTGTGTTTCTATTCTGAAGTACTAATTGGTAGTTGGCACTAGAGGTGCGCACTAACCTTGTAATGATGATACTGATCTGCTGAAACATCCGCGGTGGATTTGTTGTAAGAGTAACCTGCCATGCTCATCGATACAATAGTTTCAGAAATTATTAGATCCTGGAGGCCATCGCAAGATATGTTTTGCAGATGTTGAATTGTTAATGAATGTTTGACGCGGATGATGATGAGTAAATTTTTCCTCCAAAAGGGAAAATATCCTGGCCTTTGCATCATGTGATGCACACAGCCATTGGTGATGACGTGCAAGTAATACATATGGTAATCTGAATTGACCTTGATGGGTGAAGGTGTCCCAGATGCTTGGCTTCCTTCCATCTTCCTCGACAGCCCCTTCCACCTAAGGCATCAAAGTTCAAAAGGATATTCCTCAAAAAAAGAAGTAAAAAAGGATTAATTCCTTGGCTGCATTATTTGTGTTTCCCATTTAACAGACACACTATTTCATTTATTTTGTCACGGGCCTCATAAAGTCATAATGCTGCCTGCCTTGTACTACCTCTCAGCGCTGGAGACATCAGTACATCTACTGCTGCTTCTGGCGAGCGGCATGGGCTCGAGTTGTGCTGGCCGTTGCATTGGACATCGCGCCCTCTTACCGGCGGCGGACAAGACCTCCCTACTGAGCTGGTGCAACGACTCATGGGCAACCTTCACCAACATACAGAGAAGCAGGTGCAGGACTGGTCTACTCTCTANNNNNNNNNNNNNNNNNNNNNNNNNNNNNNNNNNNNNNNNNNNNNNNNNNNNNNNNNNNNNNNNNNNNNNNNNNNNNNNNNNNNNNNNNNNNNNNNNNNNNNNNNNNNNNNNNNNNNNNNNNNNNNNNNNNNNNNNNNNNNNNNNNNNNNNNNNNNNNNNNNNNNNNNNNNNNNNNNNNNNNNNNNNNNNNNNNNNNNNNNNNNNNNNNNNNNNNNNNNNNNNNNNNNNNNNNNNNNNNNNNNNNNNNNNNNNNNNNNNNNNNNNNNNNNNNNNNNNNNNNNNNNNNNNNNNNNNNNNNNNNNNNNNNNNNNNNNNNNNNNNNNNNNNNNNNNNNNNNNNNNNNNNNNNNNNNNNNNNNNNNNNNNNNNNNNNNNNNNNNNNNNNNNNNNNNNNNNNNNNNNNNNNNNNNNNNNNNNNNNNNNNNNNNNNGAAGAAATAAATAAATGGGAGAACCTTCAACACTAGCTGTCAGCTGTTCCACCTCCAAGAAATTCAAGAAATTGCTGAAGAGAGCCGACTCGCCATCGATCGATCCAGGCTGAGCGGTAGGCTACTTCATCTTTGTTAGTCTACTTTGTTATTATGTTTGTTGTAGTTGGCTTGCTGTTACAGCATGTTGCTGATAGCTGAGATTTTCGTTCTTCTCCTTCCCCAGTAGCGTGGATCTCCCCTACCGCGTTCCGtcaagaaaaaagagaagaaagaggTAGGCAGCACCTGGTAGGCCGAGGTGCCTGCGCCGAAGACGAACCCCTCGGGGAAGTCATGGCGGGTGAGCGCGGAGGCGTGCCTCGGAGCAAAGGCTGCGGCGGCGaagagggcgacggcgacgggaaAGAGCATCGGCGTGAGCACCGCCCTGGCGTTAGCGCCTCTGCACGGCTCTGTTGTTGAGGCGGCCTTGTTGGGCGAGCTGCCGAGTGAGCTAGAGTAGATACTGTCTACTACTCGGCCACTCCTTCCTTTGTCTCCTCGCTTTCACGCGGACCACGCGGTTGGTGCATGCGGCGCTTTCGCGAACCCTGTTACTGATGTTAAAGAGAGTCTCGGGTGGTCCAGTAGATGCCAGGGGTGTCTCAAACAAAAAAGTAGATGCCAGGGAGCTACTCTACCAATCAATGAAATTTACACACCTTATATGATTCATTCAGAGAAGGGAACTTGCTCTACTACCGTGCCTGCTGAACGGATCCGGTGAAAATCCAGGCAGGAAAGCATCGCATGCTAGCGAGCCTGAACTGCATGAATGATGATGCATGTTAACTGCAAACCTCTgatcgtttttcttttcttttttttcttttttgagatcAAAATCTCTGTTCGTCCGTTACGAGTACTCGCCCCTTTCCAGTTTATATATAACACGGCTGCGCATTTTTCTGGAGATCGTCAATTTGACCGGTGCCCACGCACGAGAATTGCATTGCATCCCAAAGTAATTTTAAGGTAATCCCGGCGCGTACGAATACACGACTAAATGTTTCACGGAGAAATATACAGAGATAGAGAAGAGAATTAATAAAACAACCAAGTGGCACTGGCGCCATAGCCTCAACGACAAGGAAAACGCGTGCAGAAGCCCAAGTCATGCGGCGACGTAGGCTTTCCCCGACGATGACGCCGGCCGCAGCTCGCCGCCTTTGAGGAAGCCGGCGTACCAGCGGCCAGAGTTCCTCACGTATCTTGTCCTCCCCTCGCCGTTCATGTCGACGCCGCACAGGCCGAAGCGCATCCGGTAGCCGAAGAGGAACTCGAAAACGTCGAGGAAAGACCACACGAAGTATCCCCGCGCGTTTGATCCGTTCCTGCAACCAGTGCACACAGCCGCCCTCTCTCTATCAGAAGCTAATTGAATTCCATGTATGTTTCTTGAACCCGAGAGTCTCGACTGAATTTGTGCTGAGATCCTCTTCCGGACATGGCTTTGTTGGAGGTTTGACATTTCGTTCAGGATGCATACTGAAACAGTACAGAGACAGAGAAAAATCACCTTATGGACAGATAGAGAACTTCCAGATAGTCTTGCAGGAACTCTGATCTGTCGCCGTCGTCGTACTCGACCTTCCGCGGGAGTTCGGAGGCGTCCGCGTATCCTGAAACATCAAACAAAAGATTTCCCATGCCGTTGATTTTGATTTTACAGAGGTCAGTGTATCTTGCATTTCAGCTCAAACCACCCTAACAGGTATTCATGGTGTCAGCTTATCTCCCGAAAGAATAATAGCATATGCAGCgatcagttttttctttttctttttcagctTACCGTTTTCATGGATCATGACTGGTGGATTCCCGTACTTGAGCTTCAGGTGGTCCAGTAGCCTCCCTAGATCCCAAGGAGCATACTCAAGGCGGCCCTGCATGTTATATCAATACAAATTACACACCTTTTATGGTTCAGAAGGAAAAGAAGAAAAGTTCAGTCATTTGAAATGAAACAGAGAAGGCTTGTGATTTATGTATAAATACCTCTTGGATATCGTCGAATGGATCTGAACCCAGGCAAGAAAATGGTGCATGTTAGTGAGGTGAGGTTGACTTGCATCAGTGATGACACATTTCTCAAACAAAGATAGATGGGAACATCTAATACGGAGTACTTGGTACTTACTTGCCATGGCGTATGCATCAGCATAGTAGTCCCTCTGCTTCATATTGAACGCGCTATCATGGGCTCGAGCCCGAACAACAAGGTAGTGATTGAAGCCGACGAAGTCAAATGATCCGGGCAATTTCTTCGACTGCTCCGCTGTAAAATCCGGCAACCGTGCGCCTACCCTGCTCCTCATCACAGCAGGGTAGTCCCCATACACCAAAGGATGCATAAACCTGTCCAGAGATGGCATGAATTCTTGCTGCTTGTATCCACAAAATTAGCATTTAAAATTCAATTATGATGCATTTCAACATTAACCAAGTACTAACCATCCAATGTGGAAGTCATTCATCCTCATTGCAGCAGCTGCATCCTCTGATGAATTGGTAGCTGGCTCATGCCACCAGCCCAGGAGAGTAATTCCTATCTGTCCTCTTTGAGTTGCCTATGGAGTGAGGATTGCATTGGATGGTCATGTTAATTACTAGTATCAGTCAACTACTGCATCTATCTATTACTCAAGAACACTGATATGAGAGTTACCTGGTACTTGGCTCTATACAGGGACACTGCTGAGGCATGTGCAAGCAGGAGGTGGTGGGCGGCTATGTAGGGCTCCGTTGTAGA
Above is a window of Triticum dicoccoides isolate Atlit2015 ecotype Zavitan chromosome 5B, WEW_v2.0, whole genome shotgun sequence DNA encoding:
- the LOC119311087 gene encoding beta-glucosidase 32-like isoform X2, encoding MLFPVAVALFAAAAFAPRHASALTRHDFPEGFVFGAGTSAYQVEGAVEEDGRKPSIWDTFTHQGYSYNKSTADVSADQYHHYKDDVKLMHEMGLDAYRFSIAWPRLIPDGRGEINPKGLEYYNNLIDELIRHGIQPHVTIYHLDLPQSLQDEYNGLLSPRFIDDYTAYAEACFESFGDRVKHWVTVNEPNIETIGGFDNGRLPPQRCSHPFGENCTRGDSTTEPYVAAHHLLLAHASAVRLYRDKYQATQRGQIGITLLGWWHEPATNSSQDAAAATRMNDFHIGWFMHPLVYGDYPTVMRSRAGARLPNLTAEQSKKLRGAFDFIGFNHYLVVRARADDSAFNLKQRDYYADASAIADPFEDIQAGGLEYAPWALGKLLDHLKLKYGNPPILIHENGYSDPPKISGKIVYEDDNRSEFLQDYLEVLYLSIRNGSDARGYFVWSFLDVSEFLFGYRSRFGLCGVDMNIKGRTRYVRNSARWYSGFLNGGELRPSGKAYTAA
- the LOC119311088 gene encoding beta-glucosidase 32-like isoform X1 codes for the protein MAPWLFVLLLLCLATLPRDAAALTRRDFPDGFIFGAGTSAFQVEGAAAEGGRKPSIWDTFTHQGYSFDKSTADISADQYHHYKDDVKLMHEMGLDAYRFSIAWPRLIPDGRGEINPKGLEYYNNLIDELIRHGIEPHVTIYHFDLPQSLQGEYNGLLSPRFIDDYTAYAEACFKSFGDRVKHWVTVNEPNIETIGGLDSGVLPPQRCSHPFGNCTWGDSTTEPYIAAHHLLLAHASAVSLYRAKYQATQRGQIGITLLGWWHEPATNSSEDAAAAMRMNDFHIGWFMHPLVYGDYPAVMRSRVGARLPDFTAEQSKKLPGSFDFVGFNHYLVVRARAHDSAFNMKQRDYYADAYAMANPFDDIQEGRLEYAPWDLGRLLDHLKLKYGNPPVMIHENGYADASELPRKVEYDDGDRSEFLQDYLEVLYLSIRNGSNARGYFVWSFLDVFEFLFGYRMRFGLCGVDMNGEGRTRYVRNSGRWYAGFLKGGELRPASSSGKAYVAA
- the LOC119311087 gene encoding beta-glucosidase 32-like isoform X1, with the protein product MLFPVAVALFAAAAFAPRHASALTRHDFPEGFVFGAGTSAYQVEGAVEEDGRKPSIWDTFTHQGYSYNKSTADVSADQYHHYKDDVKLMHEMGLDAYRFSIAWPRLIPDGRGEINPKGLEYYNNLIDELIRHGIQPHVTIYHLDLPQSLQDEYNGLLSPRFIDDYTAYAEACFESFGDRVKHWVTVNEPNIETIGGFDNGRLPPQRCSHPFGENCTRGDSTTEPYVAAHHLLLAHASAVRLYRDKYQATQRGQIGITLLGWWHEPATNSSQDAAAATRMNDFHIGWPSLHRFMHPLVYGDYPTVMRSRAGARLPNLTAEQSKKLRGAFDFIGFNHYLVVRARADDSAFNLKQRDYYADASAIADPFEDIQAGGLEYAPWALGKLLDHLKLKYGNPPILIHENGYSDPPKISGKIVYEDDNRSEFLQDYLEVLYLSIRNGSDARGYFVWSFLDVSEFLFGYRSRFGLCGVDMNIKGRTRYVRNSARWYSGFLNGGELRPSGKAYTAA
- the LOC119311088 gene encoding beta-glucosidase 32-like isoform X2, which produces MHEMGLDAYRFSIAWPRLIPDGRGEINPKGLEYYNNLIDELIRHGIEPHVTIYHFDLPQSLQGEYNGLLSPRFIDDYTAYAEACFKSFGDRVKHWVTVNEPNIETIGGLDSGVLPPQRCSHPFGNCTWGDSTTEPYIAAHHLLLAHASAVSLYRAKYQATQRGQIGITLLGWWHEPATNSSEDAAAAMRMNDFHIGWFMHPLVYGDYPAVMRSRVGARLPDFTAEQSKKLPGSFDFVGFNHYLVVRARAHDSAFNMKQRDYYADAYAMANPFDDIQEGRLEYAPWDLGRLLDHLKLKYGNPPVMIHENGYADASELPRKVEYDDGDRSEFLQDYLEVLYLSIRNGSNARGYFVWSFLDVFEFLFGYRMRFGLCGVDMNGEGRTRYVRNSGRWYAGFLKGGELRPASSSGKAYVAA